In Paracoccus jeotgali, the following are encoded in one genomic region:
- a CDS encoding ABC transporter substrate-binding protein produces MNTPLPTAFVALMAAFPAWAEPLTVTDIAGRTVEVEVPAKRVILGEGRQLYVVAALDSDAPFQRVVGWRDDLKKNDPGTWALYKDKWPEADALPTFGGMKDGTFDVEQAVTLKPDVVMMNLEAKASTEESGAVEKLAAAGIPVVYIDFREKPMQNTEPSLRLMGQLFDRAQVADEMIEFRADVLSDAEDRLADVTDRPTVFMERAAGYSDDCCMSFGNENFGRMVELAGGTNMAKDIIPGTFGTVNPEQIIAANPDQIVVTGGEWEASSPGGAWVGMGPGSDPALAREKLAALMQRPAFTGVKAVEDGEVHAIWHQFYNSPYQFAAVQQLGKWLHPEAFADVDPDATMKAFHERFLPVAYEPGLFVSLSDQ; encoded by the coding sequence GCTCTCATGGCCGCATTCCCGGCATGGGCCGAACCGCTCACCGTCACCGATATCGCTGGCCGAACCGTCGAGGTAGAGGTGCCGGCGAAGCGTGTCATTCTCGGCGAAGGGCGCCAGCTTTATGTGGTCGCGGCGCTCGACAGTGACGCGCCGTTTCAACGCGTCGTGGGCTGGCGCGATGATCTGAAGAAGAACGATCCCGGGACCTGGGCGCTTTACAAGGACAAGTGGCCCGAGGCGGACGCGCTGCCCACCTTTGGCGGCATGAAGGACGGCACCTTCGACGTCGAACAGGCGGTCACGCTGAAGCCCGACGTGGTGATGATGAATCTGGAAGCCAAGGCCTCAACTGAAGAATCGGGCGCGGTTGAAAAGCTCGCGGCGGCGGGCATTCCGGTCGTCTATATCGATTTCCGTGAAAAGCCGATGCAGAACACCGAGCCGAGCCTGAGGCTGATGGGCCAGCTGTTCGACCGCGCACAGGTCGCCGACGAGATGATCGAATTTCGCGCCGATGTCCTCTCGGATGCCGAGGATCGGCTTGCAGATGTGACGGATAGGCCGACCGTCTTCATGGAGCGTGCGGCCGGCTACTCCGACGATTGCTGCATGTCGTTCGGCAATGAGAACTTCGGTCGCATGGTCGAATTGGCAGGCGGCACCAATATGGCCAAGGACATCATCCCCGGCACGTTCGGCACTGTGAACCCTGAACAGATCATCGCCGCCAATCCTGACCAGATCGTGGTGACGGGCGGCGAATGGGAAGCGTCATCGCCCGGTGGAGCTTGGGTGGGGATGGGGCCCGGGTCTGATCCTGCCTTGGCCCGCGAAAAGCTGGCGGCACTGATGCAGCGTCCCGCTTTCACCGGCGTAAAGGCGGTTGAGGACGGTGAGGTGCACGCGATCTGGCATCAGTTCTATAACAGCCCCTATCAGTTCGCGGCGGTTCAGCAGTTGGGCAAGTGGCTGCATCCCGAAGCCTTCGCAGATGTCGATCCCGACGCGACGATGAAGGCCTTCCACGAGCGTTTCCTGCCGGTCGCGTATGAGCCGGGCCTGTTCGTCTCGCTGAGCGACCAGTAA